One region of Halomicrobium sp. LC1Hm genomic DNA includes:
- a CDS encoding glutathione S-transferase family protein: MNMLVDGEWRTDAYQTTNDDGEFERGTTSFRDRIEDDPDARFQPEAGRYHLYVCLACPWAHRTLLIRSLKGLEDVISVDYVDPFRGDDGWQFTPEKAGCTEDSVNGSDYLREVYQAADPEMTGRVTVPVLWDKREETIVNNESEEILRMLDTEFDAIATRDVDLYPEGYREAVDRIIDEIYEPINNGVYRTGFADSQAAYDDAVDELFDALDHWDAVLADQRYLAGDRLTEADICMFTTLVRFDEVYHTHFMCNRRLIEQYDNLWPYLRDLYQTPGVSETVNMDHIKEHYYTTHPDVSPKRIVPAGPEPDFDAPHDRDDLPGEPPEALLETAD, from the coding sequence ATGAATATGCTCGTAGACGGGGAGTGGCGCACCGACGCCTATCAGACGACGAACGACGACGGGGAGTTCGAGCGAGGTACCACGTCGTTCCGAGACCGCATCGAGGACGATCCCGACGCACGCTTCCAGCCCGAGGCCGGCCGGTACCACCTCTACGTCTGTCTGGCCTGTCCGTGGGCTCACCGAACGCTGCTGATCCGGTCGTTGAAGGGGCTCGAAGACGTGATCTCCGTCGACTACGTCGATCCGTTCCGCGGCGACGACGGCTGGCAGTTCACGCCAGAAAAGGCCGGCTGTACCGAGGACAGCGTCAACGGCAGCGACTACCTGCGAGAGGTGTACCAGGCCGCCGACCCGGAGATGACGGGTCGAGTGACCGTCCCCGTGCTGTGGGACAAACGCGAGGAGACGATCGTCAACAACGAGTCCGAAGAGATCCTGCGGATGCTCGACACCGAGTTCGACGCGATCGCGACCCGAGACGTGGACCTCTACCCGGAGGGCTACCGCGAGGCGGTCGACCGGATCATCGACGAGATCTACGAGCCGATCAACAACGGCGTCTACCGTACCGGTTTCGCCGACAGTCAGGCGGCCTACGACGACGCCGTCGACGAACTGTTCGACGCGCTGGACCACTGGGACGCGGTGCTGGCCGACCAGCGGTACCTCGCTGGCGACCGACTCACGGAGGCCGACATCTGCATGTTCACGACGCTGGTGCGGTTCGACGAAGTGTACCACACCCACTTCATGTGCAATCGCCGTCTCATCGAGCAGTACGACAACCTCTGGCCGTATCTGCGCGACCTGTACCAGACGCCGGGCGTGAGCGAGACGGTGAACATGGACCACATCAAAGAGCACTACTATACGACCCACCCGGACGTGAGTCCCAAGCGGATCGTCCCGGCCGGCCCCGAGCCCGACTTCGACGCGCCCCACGACCGCGACGACCTTCCCGGCGAGCCACCCGAGGCGTTGCTGGAAACGGCCGACTAA
- a CDS encoding 50S ribosomal protein L16 yields the protein MSDKPASMYREINKPSYTRREYITGIPGSKIAQHQMGNKDADPEDYPVQISLIVEEECQLRHGSMEASRLSANRHLIKEFGEGNYKMTLRKFPHQVIRENKQATGAGADRVSDGMRQAFGKIVGTAARVQANERLFTAYCEVDQAEEVKEAFRRAYNKITPPCRIKVERGEEQLIA from the coding sequence ATGTCGGACAAGCCAGCCTCGATGTACCGGGAAATCAACAAGCCCTCGTACACGCGCCGCGAGTACATCACGGGCATTCCCGGTTCGAAGATCGCACAGCACCAGATGGGTAACAAGGACGCCGACCCCGAGGACTACCCGGTCCAGATCTCCCTGATCGTCGAGGAAGAGTGCCAGCTGCGCCACGGTTCCATGGAGGCCTCGCGCCTCTCGGCGAACCGCCACCTCATCAAGGAGTTCGGCGAAGGCAACTACAAGATGACGCTGCGGAAGTTCCCCCACCAGGTCATCAGAGAGAACAAACAGGCAACCGGTGCCGGGGCCGACCGTGTCTCCGACGGCATGCGCCAGGCCTTCGGGAAGATCGTCGGCACCGCCGCCCGCGTCCAGGCCAACGAGCGTCTGTTCACGGCCTACTGCGAGGTCGACCAGGCCGAGGAAGTCAAGGAAGCGTTCCGCCGCGCGTACAACAAGATCACGCCCCCGTGCCGCATCAAGGTCGAACGCGGCGAAGAGCAGCTGATCGCGTAA
- a CDS encoding RimK family alpha-L-glutamate ligase codes for MLRLAVPTRAETFDRMREPLAQRGIEVSHVRTDERTVSLADSPFDEYDAGFVFPPRLAEGGVADALLDMPWVNDREAILRSRHKGEALAHLSQAGLPTPETVVVSNPVDEAELRAAFEQFDPPVVVKPNATTRGVGVAKAHDLDSFLGVCDYLDLVHDYRATGDQSFLVQEYLPDARDYRAMIVDGEYVGAVERRLPEDALASGQWKHNVHRGAEANGVTLASEKQELARRAAAALEIDYLGVDLLVTDDRTVVNETNARPTIDSATKYEAGFWDDVAALIETTAKSK; via the coding sequence ATGCTCAGGCTGGCCGTGCCGACGAGAGCCGAGACGTTCGATCGCATGCGCGAGCCACTGGCCCAGCGTGGGATCGAAGTCTCGCACGTCCGGACCGACGAGCGGACGGTCTCGCTCGCCGACTCGCCGTTCGACGAGTACGACGCCGGCTTCGTCTTCCCGCCGCGACTCGCCGAGGGCGGCGTCGCCGATGCACTCCTGGACATGCCGTGGGTCAACGACCGCGAGGCGATCTTGCGTTCCCGACACAAGGGCGAGGCACTCGCCCACCTCTCGCAGGCCGGCCTCCCGACGCCCGAGACCGTCGTCGTCTCCAACCCGGTCGACGAAGCCGAGCTCAGAGCAGCCTTCGAGCAGTTTGATCCGCCGGTGGTCGTCAAGCCCAACGCGACGACCCGCGGCGTCGGGGTCGCGAAGGCCCACGACCTCGACTCGTTCCTGGGCGTCTGTGACTACCTCGATCTGGTCCACGACTATCGGGCGACCGGCGACCAGTCCTTTCTCGTCCAGGAGTATCTCCCCGACGCACGGGACTACCGGGCGATGATCGTCGACGGCGAGTACGTCGGCGCGGTCGAGCGCCGCCTCCCCGAGGACGCACTGGCCAGCGGCCAGTGGAAGCACAACGTCCACCGCGGGGCCGAGGCCAACGGGGTGACGCTCGCGTCCGAAAAACAGGAACTGGCACGGCGAGCAGCAGCGGCGCTGGAGATCGACTATCTCGGCGTCGACCTCCTCGTGACCGACGATCGCACGGTCGTCAACGAGACGAACGCACGCCCGACGATCGACAGTGCCACCAAGTACGAAGCGGGGTTCTGGGACGACGTCGCGGCGCTGATCGAGACGACGGCAAAGAGCAAGTAG
- a CDS encoding Hsp20/alpha crystallin family protein, with translation MRRDDRDDPFDEFFRELERMMNDVMGPEGDVHIEQGGSGSRGTDMHLDVHETDDQLRVVADVPGVDKDDIDLKCDGTVLTIEAAGTHRDYDDQITLPARVDEHSANATYNNGILEVTFDRAEDPSDISLN, from the coding sequence ATGAGACGCGACGACCGCGACGACCCCTTCGACGAGTTCTTCCGCGAGCTAGAGCGGATGATGAACGACGTGATGGGACCGGAGGGCGACGTCCACATCGAACAGGGTGGCAGCGGTTCGAGAGGCACAGATATGCACCTCGACGTACACGAGACGGACGATCAGCTCCGGGTCGTCGCCGACGTGCCGGGCGTCGACAAGGACGACATCGATCTGAAGTGCGACGGTACGGTCTTGACGATCGAAGCGGCCGGGACCCACCGCGACTACGACGACCAGATCACGCTGCCGGCCCGCGTCGACGAGCACTCCGCGAACGCGACGTACAACAACGGTATTCTCGAAGTGACGTTCGACCGTGCAGAAGATCCCAGCGATATCAGTCTGAACTGA
- the gap gene encoding type I glyceraldehyde-3-phosphate dehydrogenase, with translation MSEETVRVGVNGFGRIGRNVFRASLDNDAVEIVGINDVMEDEEMEYLAKYDSVMGRLDGATLDDGTLTVEGTDFEAGVFHETDPTQLPWEELDVDIAFESTGIFRSHEDASQHLDAGADKVVISAPPKGDTPVKQLVYGVNHDEYDGEDVVSNASCTTNSITPVAKVLQDEFGIESGQLTTVHAYTGTQNLVDGPNSKPRRRRAAAENIIPTTTGAAQAATEVLPELEGKLDGMAMRVPVPDGSITEFVCTLETDATESDINAAFEAAADGELEGVLGVSDDPIVSRDVLGQPYSTMVDLENTNVVGNLVKVLTWYDNEFGFANRMLDLAEYVAE, from the coding sequence ATGAGCGAAGAAACCGTTCGCGTCGGAGTCAACGGCTTCGGCCGCATCGGTCGCAACGTGTTCCGCGCATCGCTGGACAACGACGCCGTCGAGATCGTCGGCATCAACGACGTGATGGAAGACGAGGAGATGGAGTATCTCGCCAAGTACGACTCCGTCATGGGACGACTCGACGGTGCCACCCTCGACGACGGAACTCTGACCGTCGAGGGGACCGACTTCGAGGCGGGCGTCTTCCACGAGACCGACCCGACCCAGCTCCCCTGGGAAGAGCTGGACGTCGACATCGCCTTCGAGTCGACCGGCATCTTCCGCAGCCACGAGGACGCGAGCCAGCATCTCGATGCCGGTGCCGACAAAGTCGTCATCTCCGCACCGCCGAAGGGCGACACACCGGTCAAGCAACTCGTCTACGGCGTCAACCACGACGAGTACGACGGCGAAGACGTCGTCTCGAACGCGTCCTGTACGACCAACTCCATCACCCCGGTCGCGAAGGTACTGCAAGACGAGTTCGGGATCGAGTCGGGCCAGTTGACGACGGTCCACGCCTACACGGGCACCCAGAACCTCGTCGACGGCCCCAACAGCAAGCCCCGCCGTCGTCGCGCTGCGGCCGAGAACATCATCCCGACGACGACGGGCGCTGCCCAGGCCGCGACTGAAGTCCTGCCCGAACTCGAAGGGAAACTCGACGGGATGGCCATGCGCGTCCCGGTCCCCGACGGTTCGATCACCGAGTTCGTCTGTACACTCGAAACGGACGCCACCGAGAGCGACATCAACGCCGCCTTCGAAGCCGCCGCCGACGGAGAGCTCGAAGGCGTACTGGGTGTCAGCGACGACCCGATCGTCTCTCGGGACGTGCTGGGCCAGCCCTACTCGACGATGGTCGATCTCGAGAACACGAACGTCGTCGGCAACCTCGTCAAAGTGCTGACCTGGTACGACAACGAGTTCGGCTTCGCCAATCGCATGCTCGACCTCGCCGAGTACGTCGCCGAGTAA
- a CDS encoding non-histone chromosomal MC1 family protein — MARDKDKRNFALRTQDGDETSVFSGGTPRQAALKAARRLDPADSEDDADPEEIRLREKGTHKVHIYEGWAWEEEAPDDKPGWMPGDITKGNVSKEGVEHLDEI; from the coding sequence ATGGCACGCGACAAGGACAAGCGCAATTTTGCGCTCCGAACACAGGACGGTGACGAAACGAGCGTCTTCTCGGGTGGAACACCACGTCAGGCGGCACTGAAGGCCGCCCGGCGTCTCGATCCCGCCGACAGCGAAGACGACGCAGATCCCGAAGAGATTCGGCTCCGCGAGAAGGGAACCCACAAGGTCCACATCTACGAGGGATGGGCCTGGGAAGAGGAGGCTCCCGACGACAAGCCCGGCTGGATGCCGGGCGACATCACCAAGGGGAACGTCTCCAAAGAGGGCGTAGAGCACCTCGACGAGATCTAG
- a CDS encoding quinone-dependent dihydroorotate dehydrogenase — protein MNPYDIVRPLLFQLPAETAHRTVHRLLEVADETPATALLERRYRIDDDRLAVDAFGQQFDSPVGVAAGFDKNAEIPGALGALGFGFVEVGGVTAEPQTGNARPRMFRLREDEAIINRMGLNNHGADVVGERLAATDAAVPVGVNIAKSEHVGTDDAPDDYRYTYEQVADGGDFFVVNISCPNSQGFEELQNKESMAAILGELKDAGAAPILVKLAPDLPEPAIEDALAIVRELDLDGVVATNTSTERPASLQSKHRVETGGLSGKPIEDRATRMVRFVAERVDVPVVGVGGVSSAEGAYRKIRAGATLVELYTALVYEGPTLAREINEGLVALLEADGFETIEEAVGADL, from the coding sequence ATGAACCCCTACGACATCGTACGACCGCTGTTGTTTCAGTTGCCGGCAGAAACTGCTCACCGAACGGTACACCGACTGCTCGAAGTGGCCGACGAGACGCCTGCGACGGCGTTGCTCGAACGACGGTACCGGATCGACGACGACAGACTGGCGGTCGACGCGTTCGGCCAGCAGTTCGACAGCCCGGTCGGCGTCGCGGCGGGGTTCGACAAGAACGCCGAGATACCCGGTGCGCTCGGTGCGCTGGGCTTTGGCTTCGTCGAGGTCGGTGGCGTCACGGCCGAGCCACAGACCGGGAACGCCCGCCCGCGGATGTTCCGTCTACGCGAAGACGAGGCGATCATCAACAGGATGGGGTTGAACAACCACGGCGCAGACGTCGTCGGCGAGCGGCTGGCGGCGACGGACGCCGCGGTGCCCGTCGGCGTCAACATCGCAAAGAGCGAGCACGTCGGCACCGACGACGCACCCGACGACTACCGTTACACTTACGAACAGGTGGCGGACGGCGGCGATTTCTTCGTCGTCAACATCTCCTGTCCGAACTCACAGGGGTTCGAAGAGCTCCAGAACAAAGAGTCGATGGCGGCGATTCTCGGCGAGCTGAAAGACGCTGGCGCGGCTCCGATACTGGTCAAACTCGCGCCCGACCTTCCGGAGCCGGCGATCGAGGACGCGCTGGCGATCGTTCGCGAACTGGATCTCGACGGCGTCGTGGCGACCAACACTTCCACCGAGCGGCCCGCATCTCTGCAGAGCAAGCACCGCGTCGAGACCGGTGGCCTCTCGGGCAAACCCATCGAGGACCGGGCGACGCGAATGGTCAGGTTCGTCGCCGAGCGCGTCGACGTACCGGTCGTCGGCGTCGGCGGCGTCTCCAGCGCCGAAGGGGCCTATCGGAAGATACGGGCCGGCGCGACGCTGGTCGAGCTGTACACGGCGCTGGTCTACGAGGGGCCGACGCTGGCCCGAGAGATCAACGAGGGGCTGGTGGCGCTGCTCGAAGCGGACGGGTTCGAGACGATCGAGGAAGCCGTCGGTGCCGATCTGTAA
- the pheT gene encoding phenylalanine--tRNA ligase subunit beta: protein MPTVDIDPDELRELTGHSDKSDDELRDDLFSLGLEYEGETDEGHFELEFAPDRLDRLSVEGIARSLRYDYGDDRGVYVPSTNDPEWTIEVEDTPPERPYVTGAIVRGLDLDESSLDSLIQLQEKLHATMGRKRAKGAIGVHDLTMLKGGAANVTASTPPDEAVGDLDSPAAGPASGDDEREAVEKTITYTGIDPDSEEFVPLEGDRAMTPAEVTEEHHIGVEYAELVAEMDRVPAIYDSIGLFSFPPVINGKRTEVDTGSRDLFVEMTGTDQWTIDHMLSIVCYALDARGGTVEEVTVEYTDGAPGEYAGQSFVRPDLGTKTKTVAHDRIETILGVDLDKREIGDLADRAGLDASETDTDGVYEFEIPPYRVDVLHPIDVIDDLGRAYGFNTLEPRYPDVSTVGGRHDRSKLERATRDVLVGLGFEDLLNFHMISEEENYERLQVTPGSDAVGGGDPVTIQEPYSEDYTMLRSWALPSIMLVLENNTHRSYPQDLAEIGLAAEVDESTNTNVAEHRTVAAAVARHDASYEDAKTRLQAIAANFGKELATPPIDHPTFIDGRTAAVELDGETVGVVGEIDPAVLVEHDLEVPVAAFEFRLDALE, encoded by the coding sequence ATGCCAACTGTCGATATCGATCCCGACGAACTGCGCGAACTGACCGGCCACAGCGATAAGAGCGACGACGAACTCCGCGACGACCTGTTCTCGCTGGGCCTGGAGTACGAAGGCGAGACCGACGAGGGCCACTTCGAACTGGAGTTTGCCCCCGACCGGCTGGACAGACTCTCTGTCGAGGGGATCGCCCGCTCGCTGCGCTACGACTACGGCGACGACCGCGGCGTGTACGTCCCCAGCACCAACGACCCCGAGTGGACTATCGAGGTCGAAGACACGCCGCCAGAACGGCCCTACGTCACCGGCGCGATCGTCCGCGGGCTGGACCTCGACGAGTCGTCGCTGGACTCGCTGATCCAGCTCCAGGAGAAGCTCCACGCCACGATGGGACGCAAGCGCGCCAAGGGCGCGATCGGCGTCCACGACCTGACGATGCTGAAAGGCGGGGCGGCGAACGTGACGGCGTCGACGCCGCCCGACGAAGCGGTCGGCGACCTCGACAGCCCGGCTGCTGGCCCGGCCAGTGGGGACGACGAGCGTGAGGCAGTCGAGAAGACGATCACCTACACTGGCATCGACCCCGACAGCGAGGAGTTCGTCCCCCTCGAAGGCGACCGTGCGATGACCCCCGCCGAGGTGACCGAAGAACACCACATCGGCGTCGAGTACGCCGAGCTCGTCGCGGAGATGGATCGCGTCCCGGCGATCTACGACTCGATCGGGCTGTTCTCGTTCCCGCCGGTCATCAACGGCAAGCGGACCGAAGTCGACACCGGCTCGCGGGACCTCTTCGTCGAGATGACCGGGACCGATCAGTGGACGATCGACCACATGCTGTCGATCGTCTGTTACGCTCTCGACGCTCGCGGCGGCACCGTCGAGGAGGTCACCGTCGAGTACACGGACGGCGCGCCCGGTGAGTACGCGGGCCAGTCGTTCGTCCGCCCGGACCTCGGGACAAAGACCAAGACCGTGGCCCACGACCGCATCGAGACGATTCTGGGCGTCGACCTCGACAAGCGCGAGATCGGCGATCTCGCCGACCGGGCCGGTCTCGACGCCAGCGAGACCGACACCGACGGCGTCTACGAGTTCGAGATTCCGCCCTACCGCGTCGACGTGCTCCACCCGATCGACGTGATCGACGACCTCGGTCGCGCCTATGGCTTCAACACGCTGGAACCGAGATACCCCGACGTGTCGACGGTCGGCGGCCGTCACGACCGCTCGAAGCTCGAACGGGCGACCCGAGACGTGCTTGTCGGTCTGGGCTTCGAGGACCTGCTGAACTTCCACATGATCAGCGAGGAAGAGAACTACGAGCGCCTGCAGGTGACGCCCGGCAGCGACGCCGTCGGCGGCGGCGATCCCGTGACGATCCAGGAGCCCTACAGCGAGGACTACACGATGTTGCGGTCGTGGGCGCTGCCCTCCATCATGCTCGTCCTCGAAAACAACACGCACCGCTCGTACCCACAGGACCTCGCGGAGATCGGTCTGGCTGCCGAGGTCGACGAGTCGACCAACACCAACGTCGCCGAGCACCGCACGGTCGCGGCCGCGGTCGCGCGCCACGACGCCTCTTACGAGGACGCCAAGACGCGCCTGCAGGCCATCGCCGCCAACTTCGGCAAAGAACTCGCGACGCCACCGATCGACCACCCGACGTTCATCGACGGCCGGACTGCGGCGGTCGAACTCGACGGCGAGACCGTGGGCGTCGTCGGTGAGATCGACCCTGCCGTGCTCGTCGAACACGACCTCGAAGTGCCGGTGGCTGCCTTCGAGTTCCGACTCGACGCTCTGGAGTAG
- a CDS encoding phenylalanine--tRNA ligase subunit alpha — translation MRLPHAQVALLEAADADDARRIDALADEAGLKSETATGAAFALEDEGLLALSEETVESATLTDEGRAYLDEGLPEVRFYRGAIDAGADDEPAEMGPVIGAAGLDGAAVDIALSNFARKGYGQIDSGAVSADPEADPDSDPEAAALAALADGESVDDEDVLAQLDRRGLVEISETTVRSARLTDDGVTTLMAGVEVAETVGQVTPELLTSGEWQNVEFAEYNVEADADEVRTGKTHVLRQQAENVKDTLVGMGFQEMQGPTVDADFWINDCLFMPQDHPARNHWDRFALEQPAQIDELPEELVERVESAHREGVGPDGEGYHSPWDLDFAKALALRGHTTSLTARHLSGEALGELEPPQRFFSIEKAYRNDTLDATHLLEFFQIEGWVMAEELSVRDLMGTFTEFYEQFGITDIQFKPHYNPYTEPSFELFGRHPETGELIEIGNSGIFRPEMLEPLGVDCDVMAWGLALERLLMLVTGAEDIRDVHGTLVDLDFLRSEEVLY, via the coding sequence ATGCGATTACCACACGCGCAGGTGGCCCTGCTGGAGGCTGCCGACGCAGACGACGCCAGACGTATCGACGCGCTGGCCGACGAGGCCGGCCTGAAATCGGAGACGGCGACCGGTGCCGCCTTCGCACTCGAAGACGAGGGACTGCTCGCACTCTCCGAGGAGACCGTCGAGTCCGCTACACTGACCGACGAAGGCCGAGCGTACCTCGACGAGGGGCTCCCCGAAGTCCGCTTCTACCGCGGTGCGATCGACGCCGGTGCGGACGACGAGCCCGCGGAGATGGGCCCGGTCATCGGCGCGGCCGGCCTCGACGGCGCGGCCGTCGACATTGCGCTCTCGAACTTTGCACGCAAGGGGTACGGCCAGATCGACAGCGGTGCCGTGTCGGCCGACCCCGAGGCCGATCCCGACAGCGATCCGGAAGCCGCGGCACTGGCCGCGCTGGCCGACGGCGAGTCGGTCGACGACGAGGACGTGCTCGCACAGCTCGATCGCCGCGGACTGGTCGAGATCTCCGAGACCACCGTCCGCTCCGCGCGGCTCACCGACGACGGCGTGACGACGCTGATGGCCGGCGTCGAGGTCGCCGAGACCGTCGGGCAGGTCACGCCCGAGTTGCTCACGTCCGGCGAGTGGCAGAACGTCGAGTTCGCCGAGTACAACGTCGAAGCCGACGCCGACGAGGTCAGGACCGGCAAGACCCACGTCCTGCGCCAGCAGGCCGAGAACGTCAAAGACACCCTGGTCGGCATGGGGTTCCAGGAGATGCAGGGCCCGACGGTCGACGCGGACTTCTGGATCAACGACTGCCTGTTCATGCCACAGGACCATCCCGCGCGCAACCACTGGGACCGCTTCGCGCTGGAGCAGCCGGCCCAGATCGACGAGTTGCCCGAGGAACTGGTCGAGCGCGTCGAGTCGGCCCACCGCGAGGGCGTCGGTCCCGACGGCGAGGGGTACCACTCGCCGTGGGACCTCGACTTCGCCAAGGCCCTGGCTCTGCGGGGTCACACCACGTCTCTGACCGCACGTCACCTCTCTGGCGAAGCGCTCGGCGAGCTGGAACCGCCCCAGCGGTTCTTCTCGATCGAGAAGGCGTACCGCAACGACACGCTGGACGCGACTCACCTGCTGGAGTTCTTCCAGATTGAAGGGTGGGTGATGGCCGAGGAGCTGTCGGTCCGGGATCTGATGGGGACGTTCACCGAGTTCTACGAGCAGTTCGGGATCACCGACATCCAGTTCAAGCCCCACTACAACCCCTACACCGAACCGAGCTTCGAGCTGTTCGGTCGCCACCCCGAGACGGGCGAACTGATCGAGATCGGCAACTCCGGCATCTTCCGCCCGGAGATGCTCGAACCGCTCGGCGTCGACTGTGACGTGATGGCCTGGGGGCTGGCCCTGGAACGCCTGTTGATGCTCGTGACCGGTGCCGAGGACATCCGAGACGTCCACGGGACGCTGGTCGATCTCGACTTCCTGCGATCCGAGGAGGTGCTCTACTGA
- a CDS encoding tryptophan--tRNA ligase: MSDPDRTRDEGSPDDHSAASGSDWRERSGIPVRPDGGERIEDSRSSSELRSDGGEASEASRATSDLRSDGGTEVEGADDVALDPWGSSTVSDYRKLFDQFGIEAFDEVLPEVPAPHYLMRRGVIFGHRDYRPVARAMREGEPFAALSGFMPTGDPHIGHKLVFDEIIWHQEQGGDAYGLIADLEAHSARGLTWAEIDEHATNYVLSLLALGFDPEDGELYRQSENRDVQDLAFELGAEANFSELQAIYDFDGETDVSHMQSVVTQMADILYPQLDEPKPTVIPVGPDQDPHMRLARDLAARMGYFGVTRAYASFEADDAERELLGAAYEALQADRSADERVRCEAAADWIEAEITPDDVRQRTVEKLRAAGKEPLRPRTRFLDRNATDEAFEALIEAVEGEKRVYDEHVDAFDMDRETATALAREVALDHGGYGFRAPSSIYHRFMTGLTGGKMSSSIPASHISLLDDPEDGYDKVKSATTGGRSTAEEQREKGGKADECPVYELYAYLLAGDDDEFAKEVYDECVGGERLCGGCKEQAAELMESFLEDHQEKRAEWEAKLDELDIDLDSDRKR, encoded by the coding sequence ATGAGTGACCCAGATCGCACCCGCGACGAGGGATCGCCCGACGACCACAGCGCCGCGTCGGGTTCGGACTGGCGCGAGCGCTCGGGGATCCCCGTCCGACCGGACGGCGGTGAGCGAATCGAAGATTCGCGATCCTCGTCAGAGCTTCGCTCTGATGGCGGTGAGGCGAGCGAAGCGAGCCGAGCCACGTCGGATCTTCGATCCGACGGTGGCACCGAGGTCGAAGGAGCCGACGACGTGGCGCTGGATCCGTGGGGCTCCTCGACGGTCTCGGACTACCGCAAACTGTTCGACCAGTTCGGCATCGAGGCCTTCGACGAGGTGCTGCCGGAGGTGCCCGCGCCCCACTACCTGATGCGCCGGGGCGTCATCTTCGGCCATCGAGACTACCGACCGGTCGCTCGTGCGATGCGCGAGGGCGAGCCCTTCGCCGCGCTCTCGGGGTTCATGCCGACGGGCGACCCGCACATCGGCCACAAACTCGTCTTCGACGAGATCATCTGGCACCAGGAGCAGGGCGGCGACGCGTACGGACTGATCGCCGACCTGGAGGCCCACAGCGCCCGCGGCCTGACCTGGGCGGAGATCGACGAGCACGCGACCAACTACGTTCTCTCGCTGCTGGCACTCGGCTTCGATCCCGAGGACGGGGAGCTGTACCGTCAGTCCGAGAACCGCGACGTACAGGATCTTGCCTTCGAACTCGGTGCCGAGGCGAACTTCTCGGAGCTCCAGGCGATCTACGACTTCGACGGAGAGACCGACGTGAGTCACATGCAGTCGGTCGTCACCCAGATGGCTGACATCCTCTACCCGCAACTCGACGAGCCGAAGCCGACGGTGATCCCGGTCGGCCCCGATCAGGACCCACACATGCGACTCGCCCGCGACCTGGCGGCCCGGATGGGGTATTTCGGCGTCACCCGCGCGTACGCGAGCTTCGAGGCCGACGACGCCGAGCGGGAGCTGCTCGGTGCCGCCTACGAGGCCCTGCAGGCCGACCGCTCGGCCGACGAGCGCGTTCGCTGTGAGGCGGCCGCCGACTGGATCGAGGCCGAGATCACCCCCGACGACGTGCGACAGCGAACCGTCGAGAAGCTCCGCGCGGCGGGCAAGGAACCGCTTCGTCCCCGGACTCGCTTCCTCGATCGCAACGCCACCGACGAAGCCTTCGAGGCGCTCATCGAGGCGGTCGAGGGCGAGAAGCGCGTCTACGACGAGCACGTCGACGCCTTCGACATGGACCGCGAGACAGCCACGGCGCTGGCCCGCGAGGTCGCGCTCGACCACGGCGGCTACGGCTTTCGCGCACCGTCGTCGATCTACCACCGCTTCATGACGGGGCTGACCGGCGGCAAGATGTCCTCCTCGATTCCCGCCTCACACATCTCGCTGCTCGACGACCCCGAAGACGGCTACGACAAGGTGAAGTCGGCGACGACCGGCGGCCGCTCGACCGCCGAGGAACAGCGCGAGAAGGGCGGCAAGGCCGACGAGTGCCCAGTCTACGAGCTGTACGCCTACCTGCTCGCCGGTGACGACGACGAGTTCGCCAAGGAGGTCTACGACGAGTGTGTCGGGGGCGAACGACTCTGTGGAGGCTGCAAGGAGCAGGCCGCCGAACTGATGGAATCGTTCCTCGAAGACCACCAGGAGAAACGCGCCGAGTGGGAAGCGAAACTCGACGAGCTCGACATCGACCTCGACAGCGACCGGAAGCGCTGA